One genomic window of Fusarium verticillioides 7600 chromosome 2, whole genome shotgun sequence includes the following:
- a CDS encoding mannose-1-phosphate guanylyltransferase, which translates to MSLHVPMAHRTKDQGATKAVILVGGPSRGTRFRPLSLDVPKPLFEVAGHPIIWHCLSSIARVPNKQIQEVYIIGYYDESVFRDFIKDSAKEFPAITIKYLREYEALGTAGGLYHFRDAILKGRPERLFVLNADVCCSFPLDEMLKLFNDKDAEAVILGTRVSDEAATNFGCIVSDSHTRRVLHYVEKPESRISNLINCGVYLFSTEAIFPSIRSAIKRRLDRPSRLVSYPSSDNLENSFVLPDDDDDDEEKKSEVIRLEQDILSDMADNKQFYVYETKDFWRQIKTAGSAVPANALYLQKAAQSDHSEELATPSANIVPPVFIHPTAEVHPTAKLGPNVSIGPRAHIGAGARVKESIVLEDCEIKHDACVLYSIIGWGSRVGAWARVEGTPTPVGSHSTSIIKNGVKVQSITILGKDCGVGDEVRVQNCVCLPYKELKRDVTNEVIM; encoded by the exons ATGTCCCTCCACGTTCCCATGGCCCATCGCACCAAGGACCAGGGCGCCACAAAGGCCGTCATCCTG GTCGGTGGTCCTTCTCGCGGCACTCGTTTCCGTCCTCTATCTCTCGACGTGCCTAAGCCTCTATTCGAAGTCGCTGGCCATCCCATCATCTGGCACTGCCTCTCCTCCATCGCTCGCGTCCCCAACAAGCAGATCCAGGAGGTCTACATCATTGGCTACTACGACGAATCTGTCTTCCgcgacttcatcaaggactCCGCCAAGGAGTTCCCCGCCATCACTATCAAGTACCTCCGCGAGTATGAGGCTCTTGGAACCGCTGGCGGTCTCTACCACTTCCGTGATGCTATCCTCAAGGGTCGCCCCGAGcgtctctttgttctcaacgCCGATGTTTGCTGTTCGTTCCCTCTtgacgagatgctcaagcTTTTCAACGATAAGgatgctgaggctgtcatCCTCGGAACACGTGTGAGCGACGAGGCGGCGACAAACTTCGGTTGCATTGTCTCCGATTCTCACACCCGCCGTGTTCTGCATTACGTCGAGAAGCCCGAGTCGCGAATCAGCAACCTGATCAACTGTGGTGTCTACCTTTTCTCCACCGAGGCAATCTTCCCCTCTATCCGCTCCGCAATCAAGCGCCGCCTCGACCGGCCctctcgtctcgtctcctACCCCTCTTCCGATAACCTCGAAAACAGCTTCGTCCTTcccgatgacgacgatgacgacgaagaaaagaagagcGAGGTTATTCGCCTGGAGCAGGATATCCTCTCTGATATGGCCGACAACAAGCAGTTCTACGTTTACGAGACCAAGGACTTCTGGCGCCAGATCAAGACTGCTGGCTCTGCTGTTCCTGCCAACGCTCTCTACCTCCAGAAGGCTGCGCAATCCGACCACAGCGAAGAGCTTGCCACTCCTAGCGCAAACATCGTCCCTCCTGTCTTCATTCACCCTACAGCCGAAGTGCACCCCACTGCTAAGCTCGGCCCCAATGTAAGCATTGGCCCCCGTGCTCACATTGGCGCTGGCGCCCGTGTCAAGGAGAGTATCGTGCTCGAGGACTGCGAGATCAAGCACGACGCTTGCGTTCTCTACTCCATCATTGGCTGGGGTAGCCGCGTTGGTGCCTGGGCTCGAGTTGAGGGTACCCCTACCCCTGTTGGCAGCCACTCgaccagcatcatcaagaatggtgtcaaggtcCAGAGCATTACCATCCTTGGCAAGGACTGTGGTGTCGGCGATGAGGTCCGCGTGCAGAACTGTGTCTGCTTGCCCTacaaggagttgaagagg GATGTCACCAACGAAGTCATTATGTAA
- a CDS encoding protein HIR1 → MRMIKPSWLSHSGEQKDFEVYSCHVSPDGKRLATAGGDGHVRVWSTESIYNADTPKYSKPRQLCHMSHHLGTIHSVRFSPNGRYLASGADDKIICVYHLDKGPPAATFGTNEPPPVENWKTYKRLIGHDNDVQDLAWSYDSSILVSVGLDSKVVVWSGHTFEKLKTLPAHQSHVKGITFDPANKFFATASDDRTIKIFRFTSPAPNATQHDMVNNFVLETTISSPFKSSPLTTYFRRCSWSPDGNHIAAANAVNGPVSSVAIIERTRWDSEINLIGHEAPTEVCMFSPRLFHTSKPDASAADGAATSLVTVIASAGQDKTLSIWNTNTSRPVVVCQDLSGKSISDLAWTPDGQTIFASSLDGSIVVVNFEEGELGWVAQPEENVKALQKYGASRKGMGIAEDVDGLILENQSKEGESRAVESRMGALMGDFSESTKESTPIANGPKPNGISAKPSTNGQAEPENEPEKQPEEAADKTAERVKELKSRVTVGKDGKKRVAPLLVSSSGTGTSSLPQTQLVGTTSTNKNTQNDTPQTIVDMSKPYDGLPKGGIAAMLLGNKRQMNLGDDEDEEEPVAKRVATGPTPIVTDGPNGVEPAALVPVPNGVVPTPEFLRPAVMNVSMSFAQVRLAVPKIRSHILRPLDRGVLQGESSLEEATKTPENIILEAKNDTTHGHPSHVIVSKRGALIWEEWLPRDVILVTATKHFWAVACEDGSVHTWTSAGRRLLTPIILESQPVILEARDHWLLCITAVGLAHVWDMKTQSAPNPPVSLGPILDIATTSLNQHSATPGPGITSAHLNSTGHIIVTLTNGDGYCYARDMYTWQRLSEAWWAVGSQYWNSNDSSISALQSTAVGPDSKDRQDSKSSKANVSSGIIPFLERHTTNEFLLKGRSYSLQRIIKMVVQRKESENLESSVSIAHLETRIAGALQLEAREEFRLYLFMYAKRLGAEGARVKVEELLNSLLGGILEDKEEDEEEDGHGWFSKEGDICGWDRKELLTGVVMILGKYRELQRLTLQYARILDISLEDGSVDVEQMDVEA, encoded by the exons ATGCGTATGATCAAGCCTTCATGGCTAAGCCATAGCGGCGAGCAAAAGGATTTCGAGGTTTACAGCTGTCATGTCTCCCCGGATGGAAAACGACTTGCGACTGCTGGCGGCGATGGACACGTCCGCGTATGGTCGACCGAAAGTATCTACAATGCCGACACACCAAAGTACAGCAAGCCGCGCCAGCTCTGCCACATgagccatcatcttggaaCAATCCACTCAGTTCGCTTCTCGCCTAATGGGCGCTATCTTGCCAGTGGAGCGGACGACAAAATCATTTGCGTATACCATCTGGATAAAGGACCGCCAGCTGCTACCTTTGGCACCAACGAGCCTCCTCCTGTCGAGAACTGGAAGACATACAAGCGTTTAATTGGGCACGATAATGATGTTCAGGATCTCGCCTGGTCGTACGATTCTTCGATATTGGTTTCTGTTGGCCTCGATTCGAAGGTCGTCGTCTGGTCTGGTCATACGttcgagaagctgaagacTCTGCCTGCACACCAAAGTCATGTCAAGGGTATCACCTTCGATCCTGCGAACAAATTCTTTGCAACCGCAAGCGACGACCGAACGATCAAAATCTTTCGATTCACTTCGCCTGCGCCTAATGCGACACAGCACGACATGGTCAACAACTTTGTTCTCGAAACGACCATTAGCTCACCATTCAAGAGTTCGCCCCTAACTACCTACTTTCGGCGATGTTCGTGGTCCCCTGATGGTAATCACATCGCAGCTGCCAATGCTGTAAACGGCCCCGTGAGTTCAGTTGCTATCATCGAGCGGACGAGATGGGATAGTGAAATCAATCTTATCGGCCATGAAGCCCCAACGGAAGTGTGCATGTTCTCCCCTCGTCTGTTTCACACGTCAAAGCCAGATGCGAGCGCAGCCGATGGGGCTGCGACGTCGCTCGTGACAGTGATAGCATCAGCTGGCCAGGACAAGACTTTGAGTATATGGAACACAAACACATCCAGGCCTGTGGTCGTGTGTCAAGACTTGTCAGGCAAGTCAATATCTGATCTAGCGTGGACTCCAGATGGACAGACCATTTTTGCGTCAAGTCTAGACGGTAGTATTGTGGTTGTAAATTTCGAGGAGGGAGAGCTCGGCTGGGTAGCGCAACCAGAGGAGAACGTTAAGGCACTTCAGAAATATGGCGCGTCTCGGAAAGGAATGGGTATAGCCGAGGACGTCGATGGCCTCATTTTGGAAAACCAGAGTAAAGAGGGAGAGTCGCGGGCTGTAGAGTCGAGGATGGGTGCACTCATGGGAGACTTTTCTGAGTCAACTAAGGAGTCAACACCTATCGCTAATGGCCCTAAACCCAATGGCATTTCGGCAAAACCATCGACAAATGGCCAAGCTGAGCCAGAAAACGAACCAGAGAAgcagccagaagaggcagCTGACAAGACAGCCGAACGTGTCAAGGAATTGAAATCGCGGGTCACTGtcggcaaagatggcaagaagCGAGTTGCACCTTTgttggtgtcatcatcaGGGACAGGTACATCTTCATTGCCTCAAACTCAGTTGGTTGGAACAACGAGCACCAACAAAAACACGCAGAATGATACGCCGCAGACAATAGTTGACATGAGCAAGCCCTATGACGGTCTGCCCAAGGGAGGCATTGCCGCCATGTTGCTTGGTAACAAGAGGCAAATGAACCTGggtgatgacgaagatgaagaggagccGGTTGCCAAGCGTGTTGCAACAGGTCCTACACCTATTGTCACTGATGGCCCTAATGGAGTCGAGCCAGCAGCTCTCGTACCTGTTCCGAATGGCGTTGTTCCCACACCAGAGTTCCTCAGGCCCGCAGTCATGAATGTGTCTATGTCCTTCGCTCAGGTCAGATTAGCTGTACCGAAGATCCGGTCACATATCCTTCGGCCGCTGGACAGAGGAGTTTTACAGGGTGAGAGCTCCTTAGAAGAAGCAACAAAGACCCCAGAAAACATAATTCTGGAAGCGAAGAATGATACCACCCATGGCCATCCTTCGCATGTCATAGTCAGCAAAAGGGGTGCCCTTATCTGGGAAGAGTGGCTTCCCAGAGATGTCATTCTAGTGACAGCGACGAAACACTTTTGGGCCGTGGCTTGCGAGGATGGATCTGTGCATACTTGGACTtctgctggaagaagacttcTTACCCCTATCATACTCGAGTCGCAGCCTGTTATCCTAGAAGCTCGCGATCACTGGTTGCTGTGCATTACAGCTGTCGGCCTTGCCCATGTTTGGGACATGAAAACCCAATCTGCTCCCAATCCTCCGGTGTCACTTGGACCAATTCTGGATATTGCCACGACATCGCTTAACCAACACAGCGCGACGCCTGGCCCTGGTATTACTTCTGCCCATCTGAACAGTACTGGCCACATCATTGTGACACTGACCAATGGTGATGGCTACTGCTATGCTCGCGATATGTATACATGGCAACGCCTAAGTGAAGCTTGGTGGGCAGTGGGCTCACAGTATTGGAACTCGAACGATTCTTCTATTTCTGCTTTGCAATCTACGGCTGTTGGTCCTGATTCTAAGGACAGACAAGATAGCAAGTCTTCCAAAGCCAATGTGTCGTCAGGCATCATACCTTTCCTCGAGCGACATACAACGAACGAATTTTTGTTGAAAGGTAGATCATATTCCTTACAGCGCATTATTAAGATGGTTGTCCAGCGGAAGGAGTCTGAAAATCTTGAAAGCAGTGTCAGCATTGCCCATTTGGAAACAAGAATTGCTGGTGCTCTGCAACTTGAGGCACGGGAAGAATTTCGACTATATCTCTTCATGTATGCGAAGCGCTTGGGCGCCGAGGGGGCAAGggtcaaggttgaagagctcctCAACAGTCTGCTTGGTGGCATacttgaagacaaagaagaagatgaggaagaggacggcCATGGGTGGTTCAGCAAAGAAGGCGACATCTGTGGATGGGATCGAAAGGAGCTGCTCACAGGTGTAGTTATGATTCTTG GAAAGTACCGTGAGCTCCAGCGATTGACGCTTCAATACGCAAGAATTCTCGACATAAGTTTAGAGGATGGCTCAGTGGATGTTGAACAAATGGATGTGGAGGCTTAA